In bacterium, the following proteins share a genomic window:
- a CDS encoding FadR/GntR family transcriptional regulator yields the protein MTAPVRLQAVKKVRVYEEIVSQITSLILNGDLKVGDRLPSERELCEQFDVGRNSVREATRALASARLVESRQGEGTFVIASADFLITHLSEQSSAEGESGIRYLFEARRILEPQIAALAVERITDRQLADLEKILNHQRREIQAGESGMAEDTAFHMALAAAAKNTFLERLLGTLLDSLREMREHSVRKQEDRARSLEGHQDILAALRRKNKNEALARMLSHLLGVEGQGMDLFKKDSK from the coding sequence GTGACTGCGCCGGTTCGGCTTCAGGCCGTGAAAAAGGTCAGGGTGTACGAGGAGATCGTCTCCCAGATCACCTCGCTCATTCTGAACGGCGACCTCAAGGTCGGAGACAGGCTTCCCTCAGAGCGCGAGCTCTGCGAGCAGTTCGACGTCGGGCGCAACTCGGTCCGGGAGGCAACCCGCGCGCTCGCCTCGGCGCGGCTGGTGGAAAGCCGCCAAGGGGAAGGAACGTTCGTCATCGCGAGCGCCGATTTCCTGATCACGCATCTCTCCGAACAATCCTCCGCCGAGGGCGAGAGCGGCATTCGCTACCTCTTCGAGGCGCGGCGGATCCTGGAGCCGCAAATCGCCGCCCTTGCGGTCGAGCGGATCACGGACAGGCAACTGGCGGACCTTGAGAAGATACTGAACCACCAGCGCAGAGAGATTCAGGCTGGCGAGAGCGGCATGGCCGAAGACACGGCCTTTCACATGGCGCTGGCGGCCGCCGCCAAAAACACGTTTCTCGAACGGCTGCTCGGCACCTTGCTCGATTCGCTTCGCGAGATGCGCGAGCACTCGGTCCGCAAACAGGAAGATCGGGCTCGTTCGCTGGAGGGACATCAGGATATCCTGGCTGCCCTTCGACGGAAGAACAAGAATGAGGCGCTGGCCCGCATGCTGAGCCATTTGCTCGGCGTGGAAGGACAGGGAATGGATTTGTTCAAGAAAGATTCCAAGTGA